Below is a genomic region from bacterium.
TACAAGAATTTTACATTTTTAAAAAATTGGAATTTTGCAAATTTCCGCCCGCCACCGTGCCTGCATTTGTCAATCTCAGTACTTGACAAATTAATTTTTTTATTTACACTGTTACTATGTGGAAAATAATTCACATAGTAGATTGTTGTAGTGGATGTGGCGAATGTGTGGAAATTTGCCCTAATGGTGTATGGGAATTAATTGGAAATAAATCACAACCAACTAATGCAGATGAATGCATAGGCTGCGGTAATTGCATGGAAAGTTGTCCTAATGATTGCATCAAAATAGAAAGGAGTTAAAATGGATTTCAATGCTTTTTTAGAATTTTTAGATCTACTTTATGGAAAACATCTTAGCCAAAATAAAGTGCAAAAATTATTAGGAATTTCCAAAAGTAAATTTTCAAGATATAAATCTGGAAAGGCTGATTTTCCAAAAGAAAAAGCAAGAAGTTTTTTAGAAAAATTTCTTTTGGAAAAAATCCATAATAGTTTGGTGAAAAAACAAGATGCTGAAAAAGAATTTGAAATTAATGGAGTGCAGGCCAAACTTGTGCACATAAATGATGCAAAAGATGCATTATGCGAAACATGTGAAAAATCGGGACATTGTTCGGAAGAACTTTATGTTTTCAAAAAAAGTGCTAGACTAGGTGAAGATTTTGTTTATATTGTGATTGCTTGTCCATATTATTCCAAAAAAGAGAAAACTGAAATTAGGCCTGATATAGTGATCAATTTTTTAGATTATTTGATGAATACACATCCTGATAAAGTTTGCAA
It encodes:
- a CDS encoding 4Fe-4S binding protein; protein product: MWKIIHIVDCCSGCGECVEICPNGVWELIGNKSQPTNADECIGCGNCMESCPNDCIKIERS
- a CDS encoding helix-turn-helix transcriptional regulator; translation: MDFNAFLEFLDLLYGKHLSQNKVQKLLGISKSKFSRYKSGKADFPKEKARSFLEKFLLEKIHNSLVKKQDAEKEFEINGVQAKLVHINDAKDALCETCEKSGHCSEELYVFKKSARLGEDFVYIVIACPYYSKKEKTEIRPDIVINFLDYLMNTHPDKVCKEAINLLHKIKLGKHKKILEDLNRRLKNA